From Motacilla alba alba isolate MOTALB_02 chromosome 9, Motacilla_alba_V1.0_pri, whole genome shotgun sequence, a single genomic window includes:
- the OSTN gene encoding osteocrin: MLQFQLVVVHLALVIALLWWNSSSVLLAQAAPEPLEPSAALGVGDHPTASEGKSATNLAAKLFLLDDLVSLENEVTETKKKRSFPGFGSPIDRISSSSVDAKGKQRKVLELPKRRFGVPLDRIGVSHLSDTRA, from the exons ATGCTGCAGTTCCAGCTTGTGGTGGTGCATTTGGCCCTTGTGATTGCCCTGCTGTGGTGGaactccagctctgtgctccttgcacaggcagctccagag cctctggagccttctgctgctctgggtgtggGAGACCATCCCACTGCCAGTGAAGGGAAGTCAGCCACCAACCTGGCAGCCAAACTGTTCCTTCTTGATGACTTGGTGTCTCTGGAGAACGAGGTGACTGAGaccaagaagaaaagaagcttCCCAGGATTTGGCTCCCCCATTGACAGAATTTCCTCATCCTCTGTGGATGCAAAAGGCAAACAGAG GaaagtgctggagctgcctaAGAGAAGGTTTGGAGTTCCTCTGGACCGGATTGGAGTGAGCCACCTCAGTGACACCAGGGCTtag